One Actinospica robiniae DSM 44927 genomic region harbors:
- a CDS encoding SMI1/KNR4 family protein, with amino-acid sequence MAQRIFAEEQYSMYDSPPLDQELIRRAEKALEVRLPRAYLNALGERNGGILARQNYRAAVAVDGRGLPAEDQSGRLIAILALLGIGGRWGVDVMSRFLVEEWEYPPGIVICMLPSGGRDTVMLDYAECGPQGEPSVVYIGDDRIPRRIAPDFQGFLDGLV; translated from the coding sequence GTGGCGCAACGGATTTTCGCGGAAGAGCAGTACAGTATGTACGACTCTCCGCCTCTCGACCAGGAACTGATCCGTCGGGCGGAGAAGGCACTCGAGGTACGGCTGCCGCGCGCATATCTGAATGCACTCGGCGAGCGCAACGGCGGGATCCTTGCGCGGCAGAACTACCGGGCCGCGGTCGCAGTTGACGGTCGCGGGCTTCCTGCTGAGGACCAGTCTGGGCGCTTGATCGCCATCCTGGCACTGCTCGGCATCGGCGGGCGGTGGGGCGTCGACGTGATGTCGAGGTTCCTGGTCGAGGAGTGGGAATATCCGCCGGGCATCGTCATCTGCATGCTTCCGTCCGGCGGCCGGGACACGGTGATGCTCGACTATGCGGAATGTGGTCCACAGGGCGAACCATCCGTCGTCTATATCGGCGACGACCGTATTCCTCGGCGCATCGCCCCAGACTTTCAGGGTTTTCTAGACGGGCTCGTATGA
- a CDS encoding DUF1707 SHOCT-like domain-containing protein — protein sequence MTDDRLPQRPELRVSHADRDRVAEQLQIAAGDGRLTMDELDERLERALNARTGSELEVLVRDLPTAPGAVGSAPAEVKDLVSIDVTSGSAQRQGRWVVPRAMNLKARSGNIKIDLTEAIIAHPLLKIQADVRSGNITIVTRPGIEVLMDEVSVRSGNTKVRVPRSPTPAATYLRVEVSGSVGSGNITARPPLRGFMDWLRRRPVRYPALPR from the coding sequence ATGACAGACGACAGGCTGCCCCAGCGGCCGGAGTTGAGGGTCTCGCACGCGGATCGGGACCGGGTGGCCGAGCAGCTGCAGATCGCGGCGGGCGACGGCCGGCTGACCATGGACGAGCTCGACGAACGGCTGGAACGGGCGCTCAACGCGCGCACCGGCAGCGAGCTCGAGGTCCTGGTGCGGGACCTGCCGACGGCCCCGGGCGCGGTCGGATCGGCTCCGGCCGAGGTGAAGGATCTGGTGAGCATCGACGTCACCAGCGGCAGCGCGCAGCGCCAGGGGCGCTGGGTGGTGCCTCGGGCGATGAACCTGAAGGCGCGCAGCGGCAACATCAAGATCGACCTGACCGAGGCGATCATCGCGCACCCCTTGCTCAAGATCCAGGCGGACGTGCGCAGCGGCAACATCACCATCGTGACCCGGCCGGGCATCGAAGTCCTGATGGACGAGGTGTCGGTGCGCAGCGGCAACACGAAGGTGCGGGTGCCGCGGAGCCCGACGCCGGCGGCGACGTATCTGCGGGTGGAAGTCTCCGGCTCGGTGGGCAGCGGGAACATCACCGCCCGTCCGCCGCTGCGCGGCTTCATGGACTGGCTGCGCAGGCGGCCGGTCCGGTACCCGGCGCTGCCGCGCTGA
- a CDS encoding ricin-type beta-trefoil lectin domain protein, with the protein MRSSTAPTHRTRAFALVAGAAMVSGGLGLATAGTADAAASFPAHYAAPYLQISTSDSGDMASDMAATGLKYYTLAFLIPQSGCTPEWEDGGYGVGQFNSQISSLQAAGGNVIVSFGGADGGELAQTCTSVSSLTAAYLNVVNTTGATRLDFDIEGGVLSDTASTARRDQALAALQAEDPAVQVDFTLAVAPNGLPTGTGSEYALLQDAKSKGVKVSVVNLMTMDFGNGQNALNDAESAATASASQLASLYGISTSAAYNMMGLTPIAGQNDDNENFTTANASTLESFAANNGVGELSFWEVDGYDKGTGYQYSSIFNKITGGTTTGGGGGGGTTTTGTVTGYQGLCLDDRSASTADYNPIQVYTCNGTTAQQWTVTSSNTLQVLGKCLDVDAAGTANGTLVDLYDCNGTAAQTWVHQSNGELLNPNSGKCLDDTGYGGSGTQVQIWACADTSNQQWNIP; encoded by the coding sequence ATGCGCAGCAGCACCGCACCCACGCACAGAACCAGGGCGTTCGCCCTGGTCGCCGGAGCCGCCATGGTCTCCGGCGGACTCGGCCTGGCCACGGCCGGGACGGCGGACGCCGCGGCGTCCTTCCCGGCCCACTACGCCGCGCCCTACCTGCAGATCTCCACTTCGGACTCCGGTGACATGGCTTCGGACATGGCCGCCACGGGTCTGAAGTACTACACGCTCGCCTTTCTGATCCCGCAGTCCGGCTGCACGCCGGAATGGGAGGACGGCGGCTACGGCGTCGGACAGTTCAACTCGCAGATCAGTTCGCTGCAGGCGGCCGGCGGCAACGTCATCGTCTCGTTCGGCGGCGCGGACGGCGGTGAGTTGGCGCAGACCTGTACCAGCGTCTCGTCGCTTACGGCCGCGTATCTCAACGTGGTCAACACCACCGGCGCCACCCGGCTCGACTTCGACATCGAAGGCGGCGTGCTCTCCGACACCGCCTCGACGGCCCGTCGCGACCAGGCGCTGGCCGCGCTGCAGGCCGAGGACCCGGCGGTTCAGGTCGACTTCACCCTGGCGGTCGCGCCGAACGGGCTGCCGACCGGAACCGGCTCCGAGTACGCGCTGCTGCAGGACGCCAAGTCCAAGGGCGTGAAGGTCTCCGTCGTCAACCTCATGACGATGGACTTCGGCAACGGGCAGAACGCCCTGAACGACGCCGAGTCGGCGGCCACCGCGTCCGCGAGCCAGCTCGCGAGCCTCTACGGCATCTCCACCTCCGCCGCGTACAACATGATGGGGCTCACCCCGATCGCCGGTCAGAACGACGACAACGAGAACTTCACCACCGCGAACGCCTCCACGCTGGAGAGCTTCGCGGCGAACAACGGAGTCGGCGAGCTCTCCTTCTGGGAGGTCGACGGCTACGACAAGGGCACCGGGTACCAGTACTCGTCGATCTTCAACAAGATCACCGGGGGCACGACCACCGGCGGCGGTGGCGGTGGCGGTACGACGACCACCGGGACCGTCACCGGATACCAGGGCCTGTGCTTGGACGACCGGTCCGCGAGCACGGCGGATTACAACCCGATCCAGGTCTACACCTGTAACGGCACGACCGCGCAGCAGTGGACGGTCACCTCGAGCAACACGCTGCAGGTGCTGGGCAAGTGCCTGGACGTGGATGCGGCCGGCACGGCCAACGGGACGCTCGTCGACCTCTACGACTGCAACGGCACCGCGGCCCAGACCTGGGTGCACCAGTCGAACGGCGAGCTGCTGAACCCGAACTCGGGCAAGTGCCTCGACGACACCGGCTACGGCGGCTCGGGCACGCAGGTCCAGATCTGGGCCTGCGCCGACACCTCCAACCAGCAGTGGAACATCCCGTGA
- a CDS encoding alpha-ketoglutarate-dependent dioxygenase AlkB family protein codes for MIPFPELPDRGTRVEIAPGAVHLPGWLTLEQQRELVAAGREWARGPVPMRHTKLATGGVMSVQTVCLGWHWQPYRYSRTADDVNGARVAELPGWLADLGRRAVAEAYDDPAAAAAYAPDTTLINYYDRDAKLGMHQDREERCAAPVVSLSIGDRCVFRLGNTTSRNRPWRDVELASGDAFVFGGPSRFAYHAVPRLYPGTGDPATGLGSGRLNLTLRQTGLESDEPGPG; via the coding sequence GTGATCCCGTTCCCCGAGCTTCCGGACCGCGGCACGCGGGTGGAGATCGCTCCGGGTGCGGTGCATCTGCCGGGCTGGCTCACGCTCGAGCAGCAGCGGGAGCTGGTCGCGGCGGGTCGGGAGTGGGCACGCGGACCGGTGCCGATGCGGCACACGAAGCTGGCCACGGGCGGGGTGATGTCCGTGCAGACGGTGTGCCTCGGCTGGCACTGGCAGCCCTACCGCTATTCCCGTACCGCGGACGACGTCAACGGTGCGCGGGTGGCCGAGCTGCCGGGCTGGCTGGCCGACCTGGGGCGGCGTGCGGTCGCCGAGGCCTATGACGATCCGGCCGCGGCGGCGGCCTACGCGCCGGACACCACACTGATCAACTACTACGACCGGGACGCCAAGCTCGGGATGCACCAGGACCGGGAGGAGCGCTGCGCGGCGCCGGTCGTCTCGCTGAGCATCGGCGACCGCTGCGTCTTCCGCCTCGGCAACACGACCAGCCGCAACCGCCCTTGGCGGGACGTCGAGCTGGCCTCGGGAGACGCCTTCGTCTTCGGCGGGCCGTCCCGCTTCGCCTACCACGCGGTGCCCAGGCTCTACCCGGGAACCGGCGATCCGGCGACCGGTCTGGGCTCGGGCCGGCTGAACCTGACTTTGCGTCAGACCGGGCTCGAGTCCGACGAACCTGGTCCCGGCTGA
- a CDS encoding carboxymuconolactone decarboxylase family protein — translation MQPRMKNPAMILSGAMQPIQEVFKQTKTAGVPEATLELVHLRVSQINGCSACVDAGVKSARKAGETDERVGTVAAWRETPYFTDAERAALALAEAATRLADRPEAVSDEIWDAAAAHYDERQLAGIVLMIGVTNLFNRLNATTRQIAGAW, via the coding sequence ATGCAGCCCCGAATGAAGAACCCCGCCATGATCCTGTCCGGCGCGATGCAGCCGATCCAGGAGGTCTTCAAGCAGACCAAGACCGCGGGCGTGCCCGAGGCCACGCTGGAACTGGTGCACTTGCGAGTGAGCCAGATCAACGGCTGCAGCGCGTGCGTCGACGCCGGTGTGAAGTCGGCCCGCAAAGCCGGCGAGACCGACGAACGGGTGGGCACTGTGGCCGCCTGGCGCGAGACTCCCTACTTCACCGACGCCGAGCGAGCCGCCCTCGCGCTCGCCGAGGCCGCTACCCGCCTCGCCGACCGCCCCGAGGCCGTCTCGGACGAGATCTGGGACGCCGCCGCCGCGCACTACGACGAGCGGCAGTTGGCCGGCATCGTGCTGATGATCGGCGTGACGAACCTCTTCAACCGCCTCAACGCGACCACCCGTCAGATCGCAGGCGCCTGGTAA
- a CDS encoding ricin-type beta-trefoil lectin domain protein: protein MTSIGFRGLTRRSTALLTTIGLAFALSVAVAHQAHAAATGTITGYQGLCLDDRSASTADYNPIQVYTCNGTTAQQWTVTSSNTLQVLGKCLDVDAAGTANGTLVDLYDCNGTAAQTWVPQTNGELLNPNSGKCLDDTGYGGSGTQVQIWACGDTSNQQWTVPSGTTTGGGGGTGTTPALGSNVYVFTPSMSTSTIQADINAVYSTQQSNQFGTQRYTLAFEPGTYNVTVPVGFYTEVIGLGQNPSQTVITGGIYADAAWSGGNATTNFWRDVENITDDPSSGTMEWAVSQADPMRRVQINGNLTLDDYTSGNSSSNWSSGGYISDSVITGKVTSGTQQQFLMRNDKMGSWTGSNWNMVFVGDTGAPSQSFPSPPDTTVGTTPTVDEKPYLYIDGSGNWDVFVPSNRTNSQGASWSGGNTAGTSLPISDFYIATPSSTVSQINAALAAGQDLLFTPGVYQINGTINVTNPDTVVLGLGIATLVSNGGNTILSTADVNGIRIAGLLFDAGTTNSSTLIQIGPSGSSASHASDPTVLSDVFARIGGATVGKATQTLVVNSANVVGDDLWLWRADHGNGGTVGWSTNTAANGLVVNGANVTMYGLAVEHYQAVQVQWNGNGGSDYFFQSEMPYDPPNQSSWMDGSSDGYPSINVANSVTSFNAYGLGSYCYFSTNSSVVSANAFTSPTSSGVQWHDMVTVSLGGTGTISHIVDNNGSTVNSSSTVAYLTSYN from the coding sequence ATGACCTCGATCGGATTCAGGGGCCTGACGCGGCGTTCCACCGCGCTGCTGACCACGATCGGACTGGCCTTCGCACTCAGCGTGGCGGTCGCCCACCAGGCGCACGCCGCGGCGACCGGGACGATCACCGGCTATCAGGGTCTGTGCCTGGACGACCGGTCCGCGAGCACGGCGGATTACAACCCGATCCAGGTCTACACCTGTAACGGCACGACCGCGCAGCAGTGGACGGTCACCTCGAGCAACACGCTGCAGGTGCTGGGCAAGTGCCTGGACGTGGATGCGGCCGGCACGGCGAACGGGACGCTCGTCGACCTCTACGACTGCAACGGCACGGCCGCGCAGACGTGGGTGCCGCAGACGAACGGCGAGCTGCTGAACCCGAACTCGGGCAAGTGCCTCGACGACACCGGCTACGGCGGCTCGGGCACGCAGGTCCAGATCTGGGCCTGCGGCGATACCTCCAACCAGCAGTGGACGGTGCCGAGCGGCACCACCACCGGCGGCGGCGGCGGTACCGGCACCACGCCGGCCCTCGGGTCGAACGTGTACGTGTTCACGCCTTCGATGTCCACCTCGACGATCCAGGCCGACATCAACGCCGTGTACTCCACGCAGCAGTCGAACCAGTTCGGCACCCAGCGCTACACGCTGGCGTTCGAGCCCGGCACCTACAACGTGACGGTGCCGGTCGGCTTCTACACCGAGGTCATCGGCCTCGGCCAGAACCCGAGCCAGACCGTGATCACCGGCGGGATCTACGCCGACGCGGCCTGGTCCGGCGGGAACGCGACCACGAACTTCTGGCGCGACGTGGAGAACATCACCGACGACCCGTCCTCCGGCACGATGGAGTGGGCCGTCTCCCAGGCGGACCCGATGCGCCGGGTGCAGATCAACGGCAACTTGACGCTGGACGACTACACCTCGGGCAACAGCTCGAGCAACTGGTCCTCGGGCGGCTACATCAGCGACTCGGTGATCACCGGCAAGGTGACCTCCGGCACCCAGCAGCAGTTCCTGATGCGCAACGACAAGATGGGCAGCTGGACCGGGTCGAACTGGAACATGGTGTTCGTCGGTGACACCGGCGCGCCGTCGCAGAGCTTCCCGAGTCCGCCGGACACGACGGTCGGCACGACGCCGACGGTCGACGAGAAGCCTTACCTCTACATCGACGGCTCGGGCAACTGGGACGTGTTCGTGCCCTCCAACCGCACGAACTCCCAGGGCGCCAGCTGGTCCGGCGGCAACACCGCGGGCACCTCGCTGCCGATCAGCGACTTCTACATCGCCACTCCGAGCAGCACGGTGAGCCAGATCAACGCGGCGCTCGCGGCGGGGCAGGACCTGCTGTTCACCCCGGGCGTCTACCAGATCAACGGCACCATCAACGTGACGAACCCTGACACGGTGGTGCTCGGCCTGGGCATTGCGACGCTGGTGTCCAACGGCGGCAACACGATCCTGTCCACCGCCGACGTCAACGGGATCCGGATCGCGGGTCTGCTCTTCGACGCCGGCACCACCAACAGCTCCACGCTGATCCAGATCGGCCCGAGCGGTTCGAGCGCGAGCCACGCGAGCGACCCGACCGTGCTCTCGGACGTCTTCGCCCGGATCGGCGGCGCGACCGTCGGCAAGGCCACGCAGACGCTGGTGGTCAACAGCGCGAACGTGGTGGGTGACGACCTGTGGCTGTGGCGGGCCGACCACGGCAACGGCGGCACGGTCGGCTGGAGCACGAACACCGCGGCCAACGGCCTCGTCGTGAACGGCGCGAACGTGACCATGTACGGGCTCGCGGTCGAGCACTACCAGGCCGTGCAGGTCCAGTGGAACGGCAACGGCGGCTCTGACTACTTCTTCCAGAGCGAGATGCCGTACGACCCGCCCAACCAGTCCTCCTGGATGGACGGTTCCTCGGACGGCTACCCGTCGATCAACGTGGCGAACTCGGTTACGTCGTTCAACGCGTACGGCTTGGGCAGCTATTGCTACTTCAGCACGAACTCGAGCGTGGTGAGCGCCAACGCCTTCACCTCGCCGACGAGCTCGGGCGTGCAGTGGCACGACATGGTCACCGTCTCCTTGGGCGGCACCGGCACCATCTCGCATATCGTCGACAACAACGGGTCGACGGTGAACTCGAGCAGCACTGTGGCGTACCTGACCTCGTACAACTAA
- a CDS encoding LacI family DNA-binding transcriptional regulator, producing the protein MAAAAGLSVATVSRVLNDRENVSAATRRKVQDVVERLGARAPEPRRRSPVQGPRPPVFVRCPYLLTDYFGHIVTSVAETLALHGQEMILDVGDATLRSTAVRGLPTRKDAHGAVLILPPESRTDLEALAARSYPFVIVDPRITVPRKTVSISAAHFSGARAVTRHLIGLGHRRIGVISGPPYWRARDDRVGGHLAALSEAGLLGDPALMRHGEPAAHTGVTAGGELLDLPAPTRPTAIVCFNDKVAVGVLEAAAARNLRVPDDLSVTGFDDIDVSRATTPRLTTVRQPLQEMGRVAVTMLMRQLEGHAHEALSIELATELIVRESTGPAH; encoded by the coding sequence GTGGCCGCCGCGGCGGGCCTGTCGGTGGCCACCGTCTCGCGCGTGCTCAACGACCGCGAGAACGTCTCCGCGGCGACCCGCCGCAAAGTGCAGGACGTGGTCGAGCGACTCGGCGCCCGCGCCCCCGAACCGCGCCGCCGCTCCCCCGTCCAGGGCCCGCGCCCACCGGTCTTCGTTCGCTGTCCGTACCTGCTCACGGACTATTTCGGCCACATCGTGACTTCGGTGGCTGAGACTCTCGCGCTGCACGGGCAGGAGATGATTCTGGACGTGGGTGACGCGACCCTGAGATCCACCGCGGTACGCGGTCTGCCCACGCGCAAAGACGCGCATGGCGCGGTCCTGATACTGCCGCCCGAATCACGCACGGATCTTGAAGCGCTGGCCGCGCGCAGCTACCCGTTCGTCATCGTGGACCCGCGGATCACGGTCCCGCGCAAGACGGTGTCGATCTCGGCCGCCCACTTCTCCGGCGCCCGCGCCGTGACCCGCCACCTGATAGGTCTAGGCCACCGACGCATCGGCGTAATTTCCGGTCCGCCCTACTGGCGCGCCCGCGACGACCGCGTCGGCGGACACCTCGCCGCGCTGTCGGAAGCGGGCCTCCTCGGCGACCCGGCACTGATGCGCCACGGCGAGCCCGCCGCCCACACCGGCGTCACCGCCGGCGGCGAACTGCTCGACCTCCCCGCCCCGACCAGACCGACCGCGATCGTCTGCTTCAACGACAAGGTCGCGGTCGGCGTCCTCGAAGCGGCCGCGGCCCGGAACCTGCGCGTGCCCGACGACCTGTCCGTCACCGGCTTCGACGACATCGACGTCAGCCGCGCCACGACACCGCGCCTGACCACGGTGCGCCAGCCCCTGCAGGAGATGGGCCGCGTCGCCGTCACGATGCTGATGCGTCAGCTCGAGGGCCACGCCCACGAAGCGCTGAGCATCGAACTGGCGACGGAACTGATCGTCCGCGAGAGCACCGGCCCGGCACACTGA
- a CDS encoding YncE family protein, translating into MANPINIRTRLAAAYHHAAKVVAAALALTALAAVPSTAHADDARMTIVPAARTPPLALPGFGAIVADDATRSVFVSSGGGGDGVEEVGYGGTVLGQLGHEPGADGLALSADGRTLYVALSRADAVAAIDTGTFTEKARFPLPPHRSCPTNLARTGPDVWIGYGCDHGAGTPDSGGVAVLATDTAAPKVALPREISAQQRSAAETHYAAAPLVAASGEAPGTLVVSEPYVNPTTATTYATSAGADPSLNVVRTTSLGGSELADLAASPDGATAFAALGSQTTVDALSTASLAVAGQYATGLGPDAVAVSPDGTELAATAAIPGSHVYVWRLGDPAGAASGSGPAGDYGRPESGAPAPRGLAFSGDGRLLFFVTEPPSGQGGPTLTVLEVDQD; encoded by the coding sequence ATGGCCAATCCCATCAACATCCGCACGCGGCTTGCCGCCGCCTATCACCATGCCGCAAAGGTCGTGGCGGCAGCGCTCGCACTGACCGCTCTGGCGGCGGTTCCGAGCACCGCGCACGCAGACGACGCGCGCATGACGATCGTGCCGGCGGCTCGCACTCCGCCGCTGGCCCTGCCCGGCTTCGGCGCGATCGTCGCCGATGACGCGACGCGCAGCGTCTTCGTCAGTTCCGGCGGGGGCGGCGACGGCGTCGAAGAGGTCGGATACGGCGGCACGGTGCTCGGCCAACTCGGTCACGAACCGGGCGCCGACGGTCTGGCGCTGAGTGCCGACGGCAGGACGCTCTACGTGGCGCTTTCCAGAGCCGACGCGGTAGCCGCCATCGACACCGGCACGTTCACCGAGAAGGCACGCTTCCCGTTGCCGCCGCACAGGAGTTGCCCGACGAACCTCGCCCGCACCGGCCCGGACGTCTGGATCGGCTACGGCTGCGATCACGGTGCAGGCACCCCCGACAGTGGCGGCGTGGCCGTCCTCGCGACGGACACCGCAGCGCCGAAGGTGGCCCTGCCCAGGGAGATCTCCGCCCAGCAGCGCTCGGCCGCGGAGACGCACTACGCGGCCGCACCGCTCGTCGCAGCCTCTGGCGAAGCGCCGGGCACGCTCGTGGTGAGCGAGCCCTACGTCAACCCGACGACGGCCACCACGTACGCGACGTCGGCCGGCGCAGACCCGTCGCTCAATGTGGTGCGCACGACGAGTCTCGGCGGCAGCGAGCTGGCGGACCTCGCCGCGTCGCCGGACGGAGCAACCGCCTTCGCCGCGTTGGGATCGCAGACCACTGTCGACGCGCTCTCCACGGCCAGTCTCGCGGTCGCCGGTCAGTACGCCACGGGCCTCGGCCCCGACGCGGTCGCCGTGTCGCCCGACGGCACGGAGCTCGCCGCGACGGCGGCGATCCCCGGCTCGCACGTCTACGTCTGGCGGCTCGGCGACCCGGCCGGCGCCGCGAGCGGCAGCGGCCCCGCAGGCGACTACGGCAGACCCGAGTCCGGAGCCCCCGCGCCGCGTGGGCTGGCGTTCTCGGGAGACGGCAGACTGCTGTTCTTCGTCACCGAGCCGCCGTCGGGCCAGGGCGGACCGACGCTCACCGTGCTGGAGGTGGATCAGGACTGA